One genomic segment of Natrialbaceae archaeon AArc-T1-2 includes these proteins:
- the minD gene encoding cell division ATPase MinD translates to MSQQTVYAIASGKGGVGKTTATVNIGTAIAQAGERVAVVDTDLGMANLAGFVSLRPDSHTLHDVLAGEVPIAEATYTLTDDIVAVPSGTDLTEYAATAPEKLREVVDGLRSEFDYVLLDVGAGVSHETVLPLGLADAVVLVSTPEPAAVHDTKKTIELTDRAGGTIEGLVINRTRPASDVSYEEIADRLEVSLLGTVPEDPTVRDSVYAGTPLVVYDSDSPAATAYRRLAAELADLEVAVADTDDGDDDTTTSHDEVSSAITEAESDLG, encoded by the coding sequence ATGTCCCAGCAGACGGTGTACGCCATCGCGAGTGGCAAAGGCGGTGTCGGAAAGACGACGGCGACGGTGAACATCGGCACGGCCATCGCACAGGCAGGCGAGCGCGTCGCCGTCGTCGATACCGACCTCGGGATGGCAAACCTCGCCGGGTTCGTCAGTTTGCGTCCAGACTCGCACACCCTCCACGACGTCCTGGCCGGCGAGGTCCCGATCGCGGAGGCGACGTATACGCTCACGGACGACATCGTCGCCGTCCCGAGCGGCACCGACCTCACCGAGTACGCGGCGACTGCGCCGGAGAAACTCCGGGAGGTCGTCGACGGCCTCCGTTCGGAGTTCGACTACGTGTTGCTCGACGTCGGAGCTGGTGTGAGCCACGAGACCGTGTTGCCACTCGGACTCGCCGACGCCGTCGTCCTCGTCTCGACGCCCGAACCCGCAGCCGTCCACGACACGAAAAAGACGATCGAGCTGACCGACCGCGCCGGCGGGACGATCGAAGGGCTCGTCATCAACCGAACCCGACCGGCCTCTGACGTCTCCTATGAAGAGATCGCCGACCGACTCGAGGTGTCCCTGCTCGGAACGGTCCCCGAGGATCCGACCGTCCGTGACAGCGTCTACGCCGGGACGCCACTGGTCGTCTACGACTCCGACAGTCCCGCGGCGACGGCCTACCGACGCCTCGCTGCAGAGCTCGCCGATCTCGAGGTGGCGGTCGCCGACACCGACGACGGTGACGACGACACGACGACGTCTCACGACGAGGTCTCGAGTGCGATCACGGAGGCCGAATCGGATCTCGGCTGA
- the prf1 gene encoding peptide chain release factor aRF-1, with protein MSQEGEQDHSDRKKYEFRKVIEDLKSYEGSGTQLVTIYVPEDRQVSDVVAHVTQEHSEAANIKSKQTRTNVQDALTSIKDRLRYYDTYPPENGMVLFSGAVDSGGGRTEMVTKVLENPPQPVESFRYHCDSDFLTEPLEEMLADKGLYGLVVLDRREANVGWLRGKRVEPVKSASSLVPGKQRKGGQSAQRFARLRLEAIDNFYQEVAGMANDLFVPERHDLDGVLVGGPSPTKDEFLDGDYLHHELQDKVIGKFDVAYTDESGLYDLVDAAEDALADAEVMKDKREMEEFFEELNAGNLATYGFEQTRQNLVMGSVDRLLISEDLREDVVVYDCPDCSNTDYVTIDRRKSTPEHTCSECGAEIEADEDDREDAIDHLIEIAEQRGTETKFISTDFEKGEQLYNAFGGVAGILRYSTGV; from the coding sequence ATGAGCCAGGAGGGCGAGCAGGACCACTCCGACCGGAAGAAATACGAGTTTCGGAAGGTCATCGAGGACTTAAAGAGCTACGAGGGGTCGGGGACACAGCTGGTCACGATCTACGTGCCCGAGGATCGCCAGGTCAGCGACGTCGTCGCCCACGTCACCCAGGAACACAGCGAAGCGGCCAACATCAAGTCCAAACAGACCCGGACGAACGTCCAGGACGCGCTGACGAGCATCAAAGACCGGCTCCGGTACTACGACACCTATCCGCCCGAGAACGGTATGGTGCTGTTCTCGGGTGCCGTCGACTCAGGCGGCGGTCGGACCGAGATGGTGACCAAGGTACTCGAGAACCCGCCCCAACCCGTCGAGTCGTTCCGCTATCACTGCGACTCGGATTTTCTCACCGAGCCGCTCGAGGAGATGCTCGCCGACAAGGGTCTGTACGGCTTGGTCGTGCTGGATCGGCGCGAGGCGAACGTCGGCTGGCTCCGTGGCAAGCGGGTCGAACCCGTCAAATCCGCCTCTTCGCTCGTCCCCGGCAAACAGCGAAAAGGTGGCCAGTCCGCACAGCGATTCGCCCGCCTGCGCCTCGAGGCGATCGACAACTTCTACCAGGAGGTCGCCGGGATGGCAAACGACCTGTTCGTCCCCGAACGCCACGACTTAGATGGCGTCCTCGTCGGCGGTCCCTCGCCCACCAAAGACGAGTTCCTAGACGGCGACTACCTCCATCACGAACTCCAGGACAAAGTGATCGGCAAGTTCGACGTCGCCTACACCGACGAATCCGGCCTCTACGACCTCGTCGACGCGGCCGAGGACGCCTTAGCCGACGCCGAGGTGATGAAAGACAAACGGGAGATGGAGGAGTTCTTCGAGGAACTCAACGCCGGCAATCTCGCGACCTACGGCTTCGAGCAGACCCGTCAGAACCTCGTGATGGGATCGGTCGACCGCCTGCTGATCAGCGAAGACCTGCGCGAGGACGTCGTCGTCTACGACTGTCCCGACTGTTCGAACACGGACTACGTGACGATCGATCGTCGCAAGTCGACGCCAGAACACACCTGCAGCGAGTGCGGAGCCGAAATCGAAGCCGACGAGGACGACCGCGAGGACGCCATCGACCACCTCATCGAGATCGCCGAACAGCGAGGGACCGAAACGAAGTTCATCTCGACGGACTTCGAGAAGGGCGAACAGCTCTACAACGCCTTCGGCGGCGTCGCGGGTATCCTCCGGTACTCGACCGGCGTCTAG
- a CDS encoding DUF5789 family protein, translated as MSDENRELGVELGDLATQLRDHDYPASQDELLSAYGDRELEVAEETTTLEELIGPLNEEEYRSYDEVEGAIMNMVGDEAIGRKNYSDRDSPALGESRQEEGAPGQKGQGDQESF; from the coding sequence ATGAGCGACGAGAACCGCGAACTCGGCGTCGAACTGGGCGACCTCGCCACGCAGCTGCGAGACCACGACTACCCCGCGAGCCAGGACGAACTGCTCTCGGCGTACGGGGATCGAGAGCTCGAGGTAGCCGAGGAGACGACGACGCTCGAGGAACTCATCGGACCGCTGAACGAGGAGGAGTACAGATCATACGACGAAGTCGAGGGGGCGATCATGAACATGGTCGGCGACGAGGCAATCGGGCGCAAGAACTACAGCGACCGGGATTCTCCGGCACTGGGTGAGAGTCGACAGGAAGAGGGCGCACCGGGACAGAAGGGACAGGGCGATCAGGAGTCGTTCTAG
- a CDS encoding creatininase family protein, with the protein MELARATWTEVATLETDLAVLPVGSTEQHGPHAPLGTDAIAAEAVAEAGVDAFDGEVAVAPTVSIGVAEEHRHFPGTMWVSPDTFRAYVRDAVESLASHGFDRVVLVNGHGGNVGPLREVAGTISRHDDAYAVPFTWFDAIGEHGTEMGHGGPLETAMMKRIDPDLVREDRLEDAREGASDGWGAWTSGTNLAYDSAAFTENGVVGDPTAGDAELGAELLELAADALAELLEAVADRDRSEPTYRANE; encoded by the coding sequence ATGGAACTCGCTCGCGCTACCTGGACCGAGGTGGCGACACTCGAGACCGACCTCGCAGTCCTTCCGGTGGGCAGTACGGAACAGCACGGGCCACACGCCCCGCTCGGAACGGACGCGATCGCCGCCGAGGCGGTCGCCGAGGCCGGCGTCGACGCCTTCGACGGCGAGGTCGCCGTCGCACCGACCGTTTCGATCGGCGTCGCCGAGGAACACCGCCACTTTCCGGGGACGATGTGGGTCTCGCCCGACACCTTTCGGGCGTACGTCCGGGACGCCGTGGAGAGTCTGGCCTCCCACGGGTTCGATCGGGTCGTCCTCGTCAACGGCCACGGCGGCAACGTCGGCCCGCTCCGGGAGGTCGCCGGGACGATTTCTCGTCACGACGACGCCTACGCCGTCCCGTTCACCTGGTTCGACGCGATCGGCGAACACGGCACCGAGATGGGCCACGGCGGACCCCTAGAGACCGCGATGATGAAACGAATCGATCCCGACCTCGTTCGGGAGGACCGACTCGAGGACGCCCGTGAGGGCGCAAGCGACGGCTGGGGAGCGTGGACGAGCGGAACGAATCTCGCGTACGACTCGGCTGCGTTTACCGAAAACGGCGTCGTCGGCGATCCGACGGCGGGAGACGCCGAACTGGGCGCAGAGCTACTCGAGCTCGCGGCCGACGCGCTGGCGGAGCTGCTCGAGGCGGTCGCGGACCGAGACCGCTCGGAGCCTACGTATCGGGCCAACGAGTAG
- a CDS encoding DUF5790 family protein, producing MSQATLGDDDELFGEAATEMRADVESSLADAWDALPAADDVWETDADNVLGVLNGLKTALDAGDAAEHLRDAKKWYTMGERADAFEDAADLEAEIDELEETIADLETASEQVGDLTTTVPALRSSLENAGDDGVDVDDECDADATE from the coding sequence ATGAGCCAAGCGACGCTCGGCGACGACGACGAACTGTTCGGCGAGGCGGCAACCGAGATGCGTGCGGACGTCGAATCCTCGCTGGCCGACGCCTGGGACGCGCTGCCGGCAGCCGACGACGTCTGGGAGACCGACGCCGACAACGTGTTGGGCGTGCTCAACGGACTGAAGACGGCACTGGACGCCGGCGACGCCGCCGAGCACCTCCGGGACGCAAAGAAGTGGTACACGATGGGCGAACGTGCCGACGCCTTCGAGGACGCCGCGGATCTCGAAGCCGAGATCGACGAACTCGAGGAGACGATCGCGGATCTCGAGACGGCGAGCGAACAGGTCGGCGACCTCACCACCACGGTTCCCGCGTTGCGAAGCAGCCTCGAGAACGCCGGAGACGACGGTGTCGACGTCGACGACGAGTGCGATGCAGACGCCACAGAGTAG
- a CDS encoding dihydroneopterin aldolase family protein: MADDPTGAERACFEAGIKFGSLYHQFAGTPVSPASAASLETAIEEAIENQPHCEAVRVDILREELADALEDSSADYTELTGRFLEVEIDVDYEGRTVHTRMEMDDGYPLMRIVSVRRTNR, from the coding sequence ATGGCAGACGATCCGACGGGTGCCGAACGCGCCTGCTTCGAGGCGGGTATCAAGTTCGGCTCGCTGTACCACCAGTTCGCCGGCACCCCGGTCTCGCCGGCGAGTGCGGCGAGTCTCGAGACGGCGATCGAGGAGGCGATCGAGAACCAGCCCCACTGCGAGGCGGTTCGCGTCGACATCCTGCGCGAGGAACTCGCGGACGCTCTGGAGGATTCGAGCGCCGACTACACCGAACTGACGGGCCGGTTTCTCGAGGTCGAGATCGACGTCGACTACGAGGGCCGGACGGTCCACACCCGCATGGAGATGGACGACGGCTACCCGCTGATGCGAATCGTCTCGGTCCGGAGGACCAATCGATAG
- the azf gene encoding NAD-dependent glucose-6-phosphate dehydrogenase Azf: MAQSVLLTGAEGHVGEAILDGLADAYEWRLLDRDPPTGDPPGEFVVADITDEAAVRQAMEGVDAVLHVAGDPRKTAPWESVLPNNIDGTKVVYDAAVDAGIEKVAFASSNHAVGHYETDERTPEMYRTDDEFRLDGTELPRPGNLYGVSKVTGEALGRYYHDEYGLSVVNVRIGNLTKGHPPIDYERGQAMWLSYRDCAHLFDRCIKADYDYEIVYGISDNDRKYYSLERAKEVLGYEPRDNSAEWDGDEMVA, translated from the coding sequence ATGGCACAGTCGGTTCTGCTCACCGGGGCGGAAGGACACGTCGGGGAGGCGATCCTCGACGGGCTCGCCGACGCCTACGAGTGGCGGTTGCTCGATCGCGATCCCCCGACGGGCGACCCGCCGGGAGAGTTCGTCGTCGCGGACATCACCGATGAGGCAGCCGTCCGCCAGGCGATGGAAGGCGTCGACGCGGTGCTTCACGTCGCAGGTGACCCCCGTAAGACCGCACCCTGGGAGAGCGTGCTCCCGAACAACATCGACGGCACCAAGGTCGTCTACGACGCCGCGGTCGACGCTGGCATCGAGAAGGTCGCGTTCGCCTCCTCGAACCACGCCGTCGGTCACTACGAGACCGACGAGCGCACGCCAGAGATGTACCGCACGGACGACGAGTTCCGCCTCGATGGCACCGAACTCCCCCGGCCGGGCAACCTCTACGGCGTCTCGAAGGTCACCGGCGAAGCACTCGGGCGGTACTACCACGACGAATACGGCCTCTCGGTCGTCAACGTCCGCATCGGCAACTTGACGAAGGGTCATCCGCCGATCGACTACGAGCGCGGGCAAGCGATGTGGCTCTCCTATCGCGACTGTGCTCACCTGTTCGATCGCTGTATCAAGGCCGACTACGACTACGAGATCGTCTACGGTATCTCCGACAACGACCGGAAATACTACTCCCTCGAGCGCGCGAAAGAGGTCCTCGGCTACGAACCGCGGGATAACTCCGCAGAGTGGGACGGCGACGAGATGGTGGCGTAG
- a CDS encoding DUF7554 family protein translates to MPGLRGELEVETLLKIILVLVAVLLVLRVLQTLISGIAALLGPFFVLVQLMIAVLIVLWLLDRL, encoded by the coding sequence ATGCCCGGTCTGCGTGGTGAACTCGAGGTCGAGACCCTGTTGAAGATCATCCTGGTGTTAGTCGCCGTGTTGCTCGTTCTCCGCGTTCTCCAGACGTTGATAAGCGGTATCGCGGCACTGCTTGGCCCGTTTTTCGTTCTCGTCCAGCTGATGATCGCGGTCCTGATCGTGCTCTGGTTACTCGATCGGCTGTAG
- a CDS encoding helix-turn-helix transcriptional regulator: MDERGLGVLLCCLVVLGGLLAAAPAIAADERGANTPNAIFQTEDEPSLEGYDDLEYRIELHENGSASWTVEYQYRLDDDNDTVDWERLEADVNENREAYLAAFEERWDETLTEAENETDREMQATDFSLETDESAAAHEYGYVRFTFEWDSFAHVEVNRIEAGDALVGFELDERIKLDVSWPEAYNDSAIEPQPDDRRETAAIWDGEETDFREDEPRVEVIETGGAPVESPDESESLVSLPLLAAIGVAVVALIGAAGWLVTRNGRTEIDAETSSSDDPDATDATPPPELLSNEERVLRLLEQHGGRIKQQDVVSELEWTEAKTSQVVGELREAGEIDVFRIGRENVLTLPDNEVTVPDDEE; the protein is encoded by the coding sequence ATGGACGAACGGGGGCTTGGGGTGTTGCTGTGCTGTCTCGTGGTCCTTGGTGGCCTGCTCGCAGCAGCCCCGGCGATCGCCGCCGACGAGCGCGGAGCCAACACGCCGAATGCGATCTTTCAGACGGAAGACGAGCCCTCACTCGAGGGATACGACGATCTAGAGTACCGGATCGAACTCCACGAGAACGGCTCCGCATCGTGGACGGTCGAGTACCAGTACCGACTCGACGACGACAACGACACCGTCGACTGGGAGAGACTGGAAGCAGACGTCAACGAGAACCGGGAGGCGTACCTCGCGGCGTTCGAGGAGCGCTGGGATGAAACGCTCACCGAGGCCGAGAACGAAACCGACCGAGAGATGCAGGCTACGGACTTCTCGCTCGAAACCGACGAGAGCGCGGCGGCTCACGAGTACGGCTACGTCCGCTTTACGTTCGAGTGGGATTCGTTCGCCCACGTCGAGGTCAACCGGATCGAAGCCGGCGACGCGCTCGTCGGATTCGAACTCGACGAGCGGATCAAACTCGACGTCTCTTGGCCCGAGGCGTACAACGACAGCGCGATCGAACCCCAGCCGGACGACCGCCGCGAGACGGCCGCGATCTGGGACGGCGAGGAGACCGACTTCCGCGAGGACGAACCTCGAGTCGAGGTGATCGAGACGGGCGGAGCGCCGGTTGAATCGCCCGATGAGTCCGAATCACTCGTGTCGCTGCCGTTGCTCGCCGCCATCGGCGTCGCCGTTGTCGCGCTGATCGGCGCAGCGGGGTGGCTGGTCACGAGAAACGGCCGCACCGAGATCGACGCGGAGACGTCCTCGAGCGACGACCCCGATGCGACCGATGCGACGCCACCTCCGGAGCTGTTGAGCAACGAGGAGCGAGTCCTGCGCTTGCTCGAGCAACACGGCGGTCGGATCAAACAACAGGACGTCGTCTCAGAGCTAGAGTGGACCGAGGCGAAGACGAGCCAGGTCGTCGGCGAACTCCGGGAGGCAGGTGAGATCGACGTCTTCCGGATCGGCCGCGAGAACGTGTTGACGTTACCCGACAACGAAGTGACGGTGCCGGACGACGAGGAGTGA
- a CDS encoding argininosuccinate synthase, with the protein MTRVALAFSGGLDTTVCVPLLEEEYGYDDVIGVTVDVGQPAAEFDEAEATAEALGLEHYVVDARAEFAQLCLESVRANATYQGYPLGTALARPVIAEAILEVAKEQDCDAVAHGCTGKGNDQLRFEAIWRDSDLDVYAPVRELGLTREWEQEYADEKDLPVEGGSGGDWSIDTNLWSRSVEGDDLEDPSYVPPGDIYDWTDDPSGETDEIEISFENGYPVAVDGEELEPIALIEQLNEVAGAYGVGRTDMMEDRMLGLKVRENYEHPAATTLLAAHEALEGLVLTQEERQFKTQIDNQWAQKAYEGLVDAPLVSALDGFIAETQKRVTGTVTIRFEGGRARPVARDSEYAAYSAAHASFDTETVGKIEQEDATGVAKYHGFQRRLANESIAALGGEDETTDVATDGGDADED; encoded by the coding sequence ATGACACGCGTGGCACTTGCGTTCTCGGGCGGGCTGGACACGACTGTCTGTGTGCCGCTGCTCGAGGAAGAGTACGGATACGACGACGTGATCGGCGTCACCGTCGACGTCGGCCAGCCGGCCGCGGAGTTCGACGAAGCCGAAGCAACCGCCGAGGCACTCGGCCTCGAACACTACGTCGTCGACGCGCGAGCGGAGTTCGCTCAGCTCTGTCTCGAGAGCGTGCGCGCGAACGCGACCTACCAGGGCTACCCGCTTGGCACCGCACTTGCACGCCCGGTGATCGCCGAGGCGATCCTCGAGGTCGCGAAAGAACAGGACTGTGACGCCGTCGCCCACGGCTGTACGGGCAAGGGCAACGACCAGCTGCGCTTCGAGGCGATCTGGCGTGACTCGGATCTCGACGTCTACGCGCCCGTGCGCGAACTCGGACTCACCCGCGAGTGGGAACAGGAGTACGCCGACGAGAAAGACCTCCCCGTCGAAGGGGGCAGCGGCGGCGACTGGTCGATCGACACCAACCTCTGGAGTCGGTCGGTCGAGGGCGACGACTTAGAGGACCCGAGCTACGTGCCGCCGGGGGACATCTACGACTGGACCGACGATCCCTCGGGTGAGACCGACGAGATCGAGATCAGCTTCGAGAACGGCTACCCCGTCGCCGTCGATGGCGAGGAACTCGAACCCATCGCGCTCATCGAACAGCTGAACGAGGTCGCCGGGGCCTACGGCGTCGGTCGCACCGACATGATGGAAGACCGTATGCTCGGGCTGAAGGTCCGGGAGAACTACGAGCACCCCGCCGCGACGACGCTGCTTGCCGCCCACGAGGCCCTCGAGGGACTCGTTCTCACCCAGGAGGAACGCCAGTTCAAGACCCAGATCGACAATCAGTGGGCCCAGAAGGCCTACGAGGGACTGGTCGACGCGCCGCTCGTGTCCGCCCTCGATGGGTTCATCGCGGAGACCCAGAAACGCGTCACGGGAACGGTGACGATCCGCTTCGAGGGCGGCCGGGCCCGCCCGGTCGCTCGCGACAGCGAGTACGCCGCCTACTCCGCCGCCCACGCTTCCTTCGACACCGAGACGGTCGGGAAGATCGAACAGGAAGACGCCACCGGCGTCGCCAAGTACCACGGCTTCCAGCGTCGCCTGGCCAACGAGTCGATCGCGGCACTCGGCGGCGAGGACGAGACGACCGACGTGGCAACCGACGGCGGCGACGCCGACGAGGACTAA